In Pelagicoccus sp. SDUM812003, the sequence GGCGTGGCGGAAGACATCTGCGACCTGCACGCCTGGTGCGAAGTCTATCTTCCCGGAGCTGGCTGGATCGGTTTGGACGCGACCAGCGGGCTCTTCTGCGGCGAAGGGCACATCCCGCTCGCCGCTTCCGCCAACGCCAAGGAGGCCGCCCCGATCACCGGCGGCGTCTCCCAATCCAAGTGCGAATTCGAAGTGGAAATGACCGTGACGCGCATCCACGAGGATCCCCGCGTCACCAAGCCCTACACCGAAGGCCAGTGGAAATCCATTCTCGAGCTCGGAGATGTAGTCGATCAGCGACTACAGAACGGGGACGTTCGTCTCAGCATGGGCGGCGAGCCGACCTTCGTCTCCAATCGCGACCAGGAAGGCGAGGAATGGAATACCGGCGCCGTGGGCCCGACCAAGAAACCGCTATCCGAAAAGCTGATACGCCGCCTCCGAAGCCGCTTCGGCCCGGGCGGATTGCTTCACTATGGACAAGGGAAATGGTATCCCGGCGAGCCGCTGCCTCGCTGGGCATTGGGGCTCTATTGGCGCAAGGACGGCGTGCCGATGTGGGCGAACGAAAAGCTGCTTGCGGACGAGTCTCGAGACTACGGATACACCCACAAGGATGCCAAGGAACTGGTCGACGAGATCACCCACCAGCTGAAGCTCGACGCGCGCTACATCAACACCGCCTACGAGGATCCCGTCAAATTCTCCCTGCGCGAACGCGAACTCCCGGTGAACGTGGACCCGCTGGATAGTCGACTGGAGGACCCGCAGGAGCGCGAGCAGCTGCTCAAGGTTTTCAGCCGAGGGCTCAACACTCCCGTAGGCTACGTTCTCCCCGTGGAGCGGACTTACAATTACGACGGCCCCACCTGGCAAAGCGGCATCTGGATGCTGCGCGGCCATCGGCTCTACCTCACTCCCGGCGACTCGCCCCTCGGCCTGCGCCTTCCGCTAGAAAGCCTGCCTTGGGTTTCCAAGGAGGAGTATCCCTACGTCTACCCAGCCGATCCTTCGGCCCCTTGGCGCCCTCAGCTCCCTTCGCGTCGAGCCATGATCGTGCCCCAGCTCCCGGAGGATGATTCCAAGGGACGAATGGAGAAGAAGGCGAAAGAGGAAAAGAGAAAGGCTGCGGAGAGCTTCGAGGAGGTATTGGAGGAGCAACGACAAAACTCGATTCCCCAAGTGGGCGAGTCGGCCCCTTGGGTCGTGCGCACGGCGCTGTGCGTCGAGCCGCGTCAAGGTCGCCTCTACATCTTCCTCCCTCCCGTATCCAACATCGAAGACTACCTCGACCTTCTCACCGCGATCGAACACGCGGCGGAGATCACCGGAAAGTCCATCATCATCGAAGGCTATACGCCGCCGCACGATCCAAGAATCGAATACATGAAGATCACTCCTGACCCGGGCGTCATGGAGGTGAACATACAACCCGCGTACTCATGGAGGGAGATGGTGCGCAATACGCAGATCATCTACCAGGAAGCCCGCCAATTGGAGTTGGGCACGGACAAGTACCAGCTCGACGGACGCCATACGGGGACCGGAGGTGGCAACCACATCGTGGTGGGAGGCTCCACCCCTGCGGACTCGCCTTTCCTGAGACGCCCCGACGTACTGAAGTCGCTGATCGGCTTCTGGTTCAACCACCCCTCTCTCAGCTACCTCTTCAGCGGGCTGTTCATCGGACCGACTTCCCAGGCCCCGAGAGCGGACGAGGGACGTCCGGACGCGGCATACGAGATGGACATCGCTTTTCGTCAGGTCCCACGCTACGGCGAGGGCAGCATCCCTCCGTGGCTGGTCGACCGCATTTTCCGTCATCTGCTGACTGACCTGACCGGCAATACGCACCGAGCGGAGTTCTGCATCGACAAGCTCTTCTCGCCCGACAGCGCCACCGGACGTCTCGGGCTAGTGGAATTTCGCGGCTTCGAGATGCCGCCGCACGCCCGCATGAGCCTCACGCAGCAGCTGCTGCTTCGCGCCATCATCGCCCACTTTTGGGAGACTCCCTACGAAGCGCCGCTCACCCGCTGGCTCACTCAGCTGCACGATCGCTTCCTGCTGCCCCATTTCGTGCGCGAGGACTTCAAGAAGGTGATCGATCGGCTGCACAACGCGAACTTCCCCTTCCAGCTCGACTGGTTCACCACTCACTTCGAATTTCGATTCCCCATCATCGGGAAGGTCACCTACGACAACGTATCCATCGAACTGAGACAGGCGATAGAGCCGTGGCTCGTGCTCGGCGAGGAAGCGGGCGGCGGAGGCACGGCGCGCTATGTCGACTCCTCCATCGAGCGACTGCAGGTTCTGGTGAGCGGACTCAACGAAACCGCTCAAGCCATCTCGGTGAACGGTATCGAACTTCCCCTTACACCCACTGGCAATCCGGGCGAATACGTGGCAGGCGTGCGCTACCGAGCGTGGCAGCCGCCGAGCTGCTTGCACCCCACCATCCCGGTGCACGCGCCTTTGGTCTTCGATTTGATCGATCGCTACAACTCCCACGCCATCGGCGGCTGCACCTACTACGTGAGCCATCCAGGCGGGCGAAGCCACGAGACCTTCCCGGTCAACGCCTTGGAAGCCGAGACGAGGCGGGCGGAGCGTTTCAACAGTTTCGGGCATACGCCCGGTCCATTCCAGATGCGCACCATCCCGCGCAGCCCGGAATTCCCCGTGACGCTGGACCTCAGACGGCAGTAGCGCGCCAGTCCTCGCGTTCCAGAAGATGCTTGCGCACCGTCTCCAGAAAGTAGCGGTGATTGATCGGCTTGGTCACGCAGTCGTCGAATCCAGCGAGACGTAGGGATTCGCGGTCGCTCATCAAGGCGTGGGCGGTCAGGGCGACCGCGGGAATGCCAGGCGCATGCTTGCGGATCTCTTCCAGGGCCCGATACCCGTCCATCACCGGCATGGCGATGTCGAGCAGCAGCAGATCGATCTGCGATTCCTTCTTTCGAAACAAGTCGAGGGCCTGCTGCCCGTCCGCACCGCGATAGAGCTTGGCATTGGTCGGAGCGAGAAAGCGTTCGACCACCTGGTAGTTGCTATCCACGTCCTCCGCGATCAGGATGGATTTCCCCGTCAGGTCCAACTCCACGATGCGAGGCTCCTCGCGGCGCGGTCCCTTTCGATCGTTCGCCTGCTCCTTCACCTTCACGAGCGAAATGCCGACGGTGAAGGTGGAGCCCAGTCCCTTTTGGGACTCGAGATCGAGCGTGTAGCCGAGCTGATCCGCCAGACGCTGACTGATCGCCAGCCCCAAGCCCGTACCACGCACCTTCGGCCGGTTGTTGTCGCTATCAGCGAGCTTGTAGAACCGGCGAAAGACCGCCTGCTGCTCCTCCTCGGCGATGCCGATTCCGGTGTCCTTGATGGAAAACAGCACTCGATTGATCGACCTCTCGAATCGCGCGATCAACGAAATGGAGCCCGATTCGGTGAACTTGCAGGCGTTGGTGACGAAGTTGGTCAGGATCTGTCGCAAGCGAACGCGATCGGTCTCGAAGAGCAGATCGACCTCTTCCGGCAGCCGACAGTCCGCCGCGAACGCTACCTTGCCCTGAGTCCGGCTCTCCACGATTTGCACAAACTCGAAACACATCTCCTCGAAGAAACGCCTCGCCTCCAGCGGCTCCGGAAAGACATCGAGCTGATCCGATTCGATCATGGAAAGATCGATGATGTCGTCCAGCAGCTGGGCCAGCATCTCCGTGTTTTCTCGAATCCGGTCGCTGAACTCCTCGTACTCGCCATTGCCGCGCGCCTCCATGGCGATGAGGTTTGAGAATCCCATGATCGCGTTGAGGGGCGTGCGGATCTCGTGCGACATGTTGGCGAGAAACGCGGATTTCAACTGGTCCGATTCCTCCGCCTTCTCCTTGGCTCGCAGCAAAGCGCCGGTGCGCTCCTCGATCAGGTCCTCCAAATGCTCGCGATGCCGCATTAGCTCCTTGTTCTGGGCCGCCAGCTCCTCCTTGGCCGAAGCGAGCTCCCTGGTTCGATCGGCCACCTTCTCGGCAAGCTGGATACCCGACCGCTTCAGGGCGTAAGTGCGCGCCTTGTAGATGCCGACGAAAACCAGAGCGACCGAAATCGCGATCAGCGATCGGAACCAAGGCGTCATCCACCAAGGCGGCAGGATATTGACCGCAAGCCGCGTTTCCGAATCGGACCAGATCCCATCGCGGTTGGTGGACTTGACGCGAAAAACGTATTTCCCCGGATCGACGCGGGTGTAGATAGCTTGGTCGTCGCCCTTGCTCGATCGCCATTCCTGATCGTACCCATCAAGCAGATACCTGTACTCTATGTCCTTGCTTTTCGGATACGACAGCGCCGAGAAGCCGAATCCGATGACGGGATGCCCATACTCCAAGTCAAGCTCTCTGAGAAGAAAGGGCTGGACAGGCAGGTCGACCGCCGAGTCGTTCGGAAGGATCCGACGATTGAGAACGTAGAGATTCGTCAAAAGCACCTTGGGAAAACTCTCGTCTACCGCCATCTGATCGGGCTTGAATCGAGTGAGCCCTTGAGTGCTTCCGACGTAAATTTCTCCAGAGTCGGCGACGAAGCTAGAGCGCTTGACGAACTCGACGCCTCCCAAGCCATCGCTCCGGCCGAAACTGATGAAATGCGGATCCTCCTCGGCAGCGATCCCGTTCACGAATTTGCTGAGCCCCTTGTTCGTGGTCATCCAAAGGTTTCCACGCTCGTCCTCCGAAATCGAACGGATGGAATTGTTTGGCAGTCCGTGGCGAGTGGTGAAGCGGGTGTGCGACCCACTCACCGGATCGAACTTGAATAGCCCCACCTCCGTGCCGAGCCAGATCTGGTCACGACTGTCCACGAAGACCACCTCCAAATCACCGTTGTTGCGTCCGATAGGCTCCCCAGTGTGGCTGAAATGAGCGACCTCCCAAGTCTCCGGATCCAGACGATCCAGACCGGAGTACAATGATATCCAGAGCATCCCATCGGCAGTTTGCGCGATATCGTTTATGAAGGCGCTGTTGAGCGATTTGGGGTCGGCGGGGATATGAGTGATGCTTTCGAACCGTTTGGTGTCGTAATGGAAACGATTCAGGCCCGCGCCGACCGTTCCGACCCAAAGCCGCCGCTCGCTGTCCTCGAATATGGTGAACACGTTGTCGCCGCTCAAGCTGCCCGTATCCTCCGGATCATGACGAAAGACTTCGAAATCGTCCGTGTTCGGGTCATAGCGGCTCAACCCTCCATCCCAAGCGCCCACCCAAAGGTATCCCCTTGTGTCTCGAAAGATCGAATACACAGCATTGCCACCGAGCGAACGCGGATCCGACTCGTCCGCGAGATAGTGAACGACCTCGCCCGACTCCGAGTCCTGGCGCAGCAGCCCCATTTCCGTACCCAGCCACAGTTGCTCGGATTCGACGAGAATCGCGTTCACCTGGTCGCTGGTTTCCTTGTTCGGAGACAGCCCCGTCGGTCTAGTGGTCACGAAAATATCGTTGCGCGGCGAATAGAAGCTCAACCCATTGGAATAGGTCCCAATCCAAACATGGCCATCCACGTCCTGAAAGATCGATTCGATACTGTTGCCGCTTATGCTCGAAGGGTCGTATTGGTCCCACCGATACAGCTCCTTGGATCGCTCTTCATCGCGAAACACCTCCAAATCGCTGACTTCGATACCTAGGCCCTGGCCATGGCCGATCCACACGCGGTTTTCACGGTCCAGCATCAAGCGATGCACGCTGCCTTCTCGAACAAAACGGGCGTCTTCGAAAGCGCGACTGCCGGATTCGCAGCGAAAAAGCCCTTCCCGGGCTCCTATCCAGACCGTGCCCCAAGGATCCTCCATGATCGTCTCGACCTGCGACTCGCTCAGCAGGCTTTCATTGCCTTCGGCATCCCGAATGCGCACGAAGACATCCTCTTGCGGCAGGTAGACCGAAACGCCGAGCTGCGTGCCGACCCAGATGCGACCCAGACGATCTTCGTGGACCCGCCAAACGATGTTGCTGCTGAGGCTGCGCTGATTCTCCGCGTCGTGAACGAAGAGCCTCTGCCCTTTTCCGTCGATTCGCCAAAGCCCATTTGGCGTGCAAAACCAAAGCTCGCCGGTGCTCGATTTCAACATGCTGCCCACCGTTTCCTCACCCATCGGCGCGAAGCGGGCGAACCAGTCCTTGGCGCTGTCGTAGCGGTAGACGCCCGCCAGCGTGCAGACCCAGAGGATGCCCTTGGGGTCCACGTAGATGTCGTTGATCGACCCGTTGCCGAGACCTCGCGCGTTCGCCGTCTCTGGGCTGTAGATCCGAAACTCCCGACCGTCGTAGCGATTCAAGCCATCCTTGGTCCCAAACCACATAAAGCCGTTCTCGTCCTGGTTGATGGTTTGCACCCAGCTCTGGGAGAGGCCATCTTCGACGCCGAGGCGGGCGAAGCGCTTGGTTTCGTCGAAACCGAACGCTCCATTGAGCGTCAGCGCCATAACGAACCAGATGGAAAACCAGCGGGGCATGGTAGGAATAGAGGTGAGACGTGCTGCCGGGGCTCGCCGCGAAGGTCGCGAGCGTCCCGTGCGTGGTACGGCTAGAGATAGAGAAGACGAAGCGCCTCAGTTTCCACCCGTAAAACGCCTATGCCACCCTTCGTCGGTATGTTTATCGGGATATTTACACCTCTCTTTGCCGCCTCGCTTGATTCCAAAGTCGCCTACCCGAAGCTTCCCCTAGGCGACCTACGTATCCCGAGATTTCATTTCAAAACCCGTATGGCCTTCCCGGCTCGCAAAGCCTATCGCTAGGAAACGCCTTCTCATCCATGTCAAAACCGTTCCAGTACAAGCTCGACGAGCCTGAGCAGGAAGCAACCTTTCGCTCCTCGCGACTAGCTCAAGACAAGCGACAGCTGACACTCATATGCTGTCTCGCAGGCGCGCTGATGTGCGTTTTCCTGCCTTTGGACTACTTGTACATGCGGGCTCAGGAGGGACTGGTCCCCGTGCTGGCGGCGCGGGTGATGGGCATCGCCGCCATAGTCGTCTGCATAGCGCTCGTGCGCAGATCGAAAGACGGGCGGTCCTTGGACCGATCCGTTTTCGCCTGCGAGCTGCTCGTCATCGCCCACATCGCCCTCATCAACGAGTTCCAACACGCCGATCCCATCTCGATCGCCGCCTGGGATATCGTGGTCATCTTCGCTCTCTACATCCTCATCCCCGTCCGATTCGGATATCAGGTCGCCTGCGCTTGGGCCCTGACCGCTGGCAGCTTCTACACCTGGATCGCTCACACCGCTCCGTCCCTCGAATGGGTGGAGAGCCTGGCGACTCCGCTTGCCTACCTTGGGGCCAACCTCTTTGGAGCCCTCTTCTCCCTGAATCTCAACCGCGTGCTGCGCCATGAGTTTCAGCTTCTGAAAACGGAACGCGCCCTGAAGTCGGACCTGCAGCAAACCAACGCGTCCCTGCAGGAAAGCATCGGGACCCGGAACCGGCTGTTTTCCGTGCTGGCCCACGACCTGCGCAGCACCATCGGAGCCCTTGGCTCGATCGGCAGGCTGCTCAATTCCAAGACGCCTCGATCGGAAGAAGAGCGCCAAAACCTGCTCGACCTGCTGTGCGTCGGATCGAAATCGAGCTACGACGTTCTCGACAATCTGCTGCAATGGGCCCTCTCCGAAACTGGAAGCATCGCTCCCAACCTGCAACCCGTGCCGCTCGAGCAAGCCATCCAGAACAGCATCGATTTCCTTTCCGTCTCAGCTTCTCAGAAGAACATCGAATTGAGGGACGAGAGTTTCCAATCCCTTGCCGCCCAGGCCGATCCCCAAATGCTCGACACCATATTGAGGAACCTCATTTCGAACGCCATCAAGTTCACCCACCGTGGAGGTTCCGTCAGCATCACGCAACAGCAGCACGACGCCCAAACCGCCACCATCATCGTCGAGGACAACGGAGTGGGCATCGCCTCGAAGCAACTGGAGAACCTCTTCCAGCTGGACTACGGGCAAGTGTCCGTAGGCACCGCCGGGGAAAAGGGCTCCTCACTTGGCCTTCGCATCTGCGCCGAGTTCGCCGCCAAACAAGGCGGACGCCTTTGGGCGGAGAGCGAAGCCGGGCGCGGGAGCCGCTTCTACCTTTCGCTACCGCTCGCTGGTACCGCCTAGCGCCGCGCCACTCAGGACCGAGCGGTTCGAAAGCGCCATCCTCGAACCGCGATCCAAACCAGCGTCCGACAAGGCGGAAGCGCTCCTAGGAAACGTCTTCCGGATCGGCCGGCACGATGAAATCCTCGTCGTCATCGTATCCTCGATACACCTCGTCAGGCAAGGCTCCTGGGGCCAGCACGTCCTCCGCGTGGGGATTGAGCTGATGCTGGCCGAGGTTTCCGTAGCGGTGGTAGCAATGCGTGACGCACTGCTCCCTGAAATAGAGCAGGAGCTCCAGGCGACCGTCCATTTGCGGCGGGCTTGCCGCCAGATAAACGCCCCATTTCGCAGCGGTCTTCCAGAGCTCCTCGCTCACCGCCTCCGGCGAAGCGAAACGGATCCTCTCCACCGATCGCACCCGCTCGACCAGCGCGGACTGCGGCTCCTCCTCCAACTCGAGACCGAGCTCCGGGGCCCGCAATCGAAACCAGGTTTTCACCGGGCCATCCAGCTCGGGCGAGATGCTGAGCAACACCTTGTTGCTGGAAAGCAGAGCGTTGAACAAGCGAGAGAAGATGCTGAAAACGGTATCCGCCGGCTCGATACGCAGCAGGATGTCATGCAACTTCAGGTAGCGACTTTGATTGGTCTCCCCGCGAATGCGAAAGTAGTCCTCGATGCGGCTGAAGACGCGGTCATGCTCGAAAAGAGAGCTTTCGAATGCCGCCCGCAAGTCCTTCGTTGTTTCCTCTCCAATACTCTTGGGGAAGGACTCCATCAAAAACCCGAACTGATCGAGCATCGGATGGTTCGGCAATCGATCGACCGGACGCCCGATTTCCTCGGCGTTTGCGAACTCCAGCGGGTAGTTCCATCCGCCGACCTTGATGCCTGGGCCGATGGCGGATTTGGCCATGCCGCCAAATGGCTGGCGCATCACGATCGCTCCCGTGGTGCCGCGATTGATGTATAGGTTTCCGGCCCTTATCTCCTCCCGCCAGCGAGCGATCTCACGCTCGTCCAGCGAATGCAGTCCGGAGGTGAGCCCATAGTTCGTCTCGTTGACCAGTCGAATCGCCTCCTCGATGGTATCGTAGGGCATCACGCCGATCACCGGACCGAACAGCTCGTGGCGATAGCAATAGGATTCCTGCGTGACGCCCCACAGCACGCCCGGCGAAAGCAGGTGCGGATCGCTCTCCGATATCTCGGGCTTGAGCAGCCATTGCTCCCCCTTTTTCAAATTGACCAGAGCCTCCGCCAACGCCCCTCCAACCGGGTTGGCCAAAGGGCCGAGCTTGCTCTTGAAATCCCAGGCGTAACCGATGGGCAAGCTCTTGGCGGCGTCCACCAAGGACTCACGGAAGGATTTGTCGTTGTAGAGCGAGCGGTGCAGGATCACAAGCGAGGTAGCGGAACACTTCTGTCCCGCGTTTCCGAAGGCCGACTGCACGATGTCCGCGATGGCTTTATCCCGGTCCGCCGCCGCCGAAACCACCATGGCATTCTTACCACCGGTCTCCGCGTAGAGCGAGAGACGGGGACTCCGACGCAGCATGCCGAGCGCTGTGCGGGTGCTGCCTGTGAAGATCACGAAACCCGTCTTCGGATGGGCGGTGAGGTACGAAGCCTCCGGATCGTTTCGACAGGGAAGAAATTGTAGCGCTTTTTTGGGCACGCCCGCTCGCCAGAGCGCTTTGCAAATGAGCCAGGAGCAATAGGTGGCCTGTGGCGACGGTTTGATGAGCGTATTGTTTCCTGCGGCCAGCGAAGCCAGCACTCCTCCGGCAGGGATCGCGATCGGAAAATTCCACGGCGGGATCACCACGCCCACTCCCTTGCCTTCGAAGCGCAGATGCTCGCGCTTGGCGAAGCGTCCCATGGCGAACGGATAGAACTCCGCGAAATCGATAGCTTCGGAAACCTCCACATCGGTTTCCACAAAGAGCTTCCCGACTTCGGCCGCCGCCACTCCAATCAGATCCCCCCGGGCTTTTCGCAACTCCGTCGCTGCCTTTCGCAAGATCGCATGGCGCTGCTCATGATCCATGCCCGCCCAGCCGCTTTCGTCCTTCGAAGCGGTTTCCATCGCCTGATCGATATGCTCCTTTTCCGCCAAGGCGTAGCGAGCGATCGGAATCTTGGCTTCGTACTGGGACTGATCGATAAGCTCCACCGTATCCAATCCGTCATACAAATCGTCGCCCCCCACGGAGATAGGAATGCGACGCAGATCCTGATCCTTCGACCCTTTCCATTTCTCCACGATGCTACGGGCCCATTTCACATTGGCGCCGAGCGTCCAATCCGTATCAGGCTCGGGAACGAAACTCGAAGGATCGTCCTCCTGGTCCGGAGAGTCGTATCGCTCCTGCGATCGATTCTGCAGACGAAACGAACCATCCGGCAAGCTGGAGATCCGGTCGAACGACGCCCGAAACTGAGTCGATAGATAATTCCAATCCTCTCCTTCCGGCTTCAGGTCGAAACTGTGCGTGAGGAAATTCTGGGCGCTGGTGTTCTCGTCCAAGCGGCGCACGTAGTAGGCGATGGCGTGAGTGAAGTTGCGGCGCGTGGCCACCGGCGCGTACAACAGGACCGGGACCTTCTCCTTCTTCATCACCGCGACCGTCGCATCAGCCATGCCTTCGAGCATCTCGAACACCACGAAGTCCTCCACCGAGCGCTCCTGGGAAAGCAAACGAGCATGAGCGAGTTCGAAGAGGTTATGCGAAGCGATGCCCAGCTTCACGCAAGCGGCCCGTTCCCGAGTCATGGCGTAGTCAAGCATGCGCTTGTAGTTGGCGTCGGAGTCGATCTTCTCGTGAAACGGAGCCTGCGGCCAGTGGCGCATGGACGCTTCGGTCTGCTCCATGTCCATGTTCGCGCCCTTGACCACGCGAAGCTTGATGGGGGCCCCTCCCTCCGCCACGCGCGACTGGGCCCACTCGGTCAACCCACGCTGCCAGGAGAAGCTGTCAGGCAAATAGGCCTGCAAGACGATGCCCGCCTCGAAATCCCTGAACGCGTCCTTCTCCAAAACGCGCTTGAACGCCTCC encodes:
- a CDS encoding transglutaminase family protein → MAIRVALSHKTHYHYDRLVTLGPQVVRLRPAPHSRTPIVSYSLKVTPSKHFLNWQQDPQSNYLARLVFEEQTRHFGVDVDLVVDLAPINPFDFFLEDSVEKYPFIYSSNAKRELRPYFAKTAATPRLKELVASFDEVKDVRTIDFLSIVNQRINGMLQYTLRMDPGIFTPERTLKEGKGSCRDMAWLMVHVFRRLGIAARFVSGYSIQLVADEKPIDPNAPAGVAEDICDLHAWCEVYLPGAGWIGLDATSGLFCGEGHIPLAASANAKEAAPITGGVSQSKCEFEVEMTVTRIHEDPRVTKPYTEGQWKSILELGDVVDQRLQNGDVRLSMGGEPTFVSNRDQEGEEWNTGAVGPTKKPLSEKLIRRLRSRFGPGGLLHYGQGKWYPGEPLPRWALGLYWRKDGVPMWANEKLLADESRDYGYTHKDAKELVDEITHQLKLDARYINTAYEDPVKFSLRERELPVNVDPLDSRLEDPQEREQLLKVFSRGLNTPVGYVLPVERTYNYDGPTWQSGIWMLRGHRLYLTPGDSPLGLRLPLESLPWVSKEEYPYVYPADPSAPWRPQLPSRRAMIVPQLPEDDSKGRMEKKAKEEKRKAAESFEEVLEEQRQNSIPQVGESAPWVVRTALCVEPRQGRLYIFLPPVSNIEDYLDLLTAIEHAAEITGKSIIIEGYTPPHDPRIEYMKITPDPGVMEVNIQPAYSWREMVRNTQIIYQEARQLELGTDKYQLDGRHTGTGGGNHIVVGGSTPADSPFLRRPDVLKSLIGFWFNHPSLSYLFSGLFIGPTSQAPRADEGRPDAAYEMDIAFRQVPRYGEGSIPPWLVDRIFRHLLTDLTGNTHRAEFCIDKLFSPDSATGRLGLVEFRGFEMPPHARMSLTQQLLLRAIIAHFWETPYEAPLTRWLTQLHDRFLLPHFVREDFKKVIDRLHNANFPFQLDWFTTHFEFRFPIIGKVTYDNVSIELRQAIEPWLVLGEEAGGGGTARYVDSSIERLQVLVSGLNETAQAISVNGIELPLTPTGNPGEYVAGVRYRAWQPPSCLHPTIPVHAPLVFDLIDRYNSHAIGGCTYYVSHPGGRSHETFPVNALEAETRRAERFNSFGHTPGPFQMRTIPRSPEFPVTLDLRRQ
- a CDS encoding two-component regulator propeller domain-containing protein, which encodes MPRWFSIWFVMALTLNGAFGFDETKRFARLGVEDGLSQSWVQTINQDENGFMWFGTKDGLNRYDGREFRIYSPETANARGLGNGSINDIYVDPKGILWVCTLAGVYRYDSAKDWFARFAPMGEETVGSMLKSSTGELWFCTPNGLWRIDGKGQRLFVHDAENQRSLSSNIVWRVHEDRLGRIWVGTQLGVSVYLPQEDVFVRIRDAEGNESLLSESQVETIMEDPWGTVWIGAREGLFRCESGSRAFEDARFVREGSVHRLMLDRENRVWIGHGQGLGIEVSDLEVFRDEERSKELYRWDQYDPSSISGNSIESIFQDVDGHVWIGTYSNGLSFYSPRNDIFVTTRPTGLSPNKETSDQVNAILVESEQLWLGTEMGLLRQDSESGEVVHYLADESDPRSLGGNAVYSIFRDTRGYLWVGAWDGGLSRYDPNTDDFEVFRHDPEDTGSLSGDNVFTIFEDSERRLWVGTVGAGLNRFHYDTKRFESITHIPADPKSLNSAFINDIAQTADGMLWISLYSGLDRLDPETWEVAHFSHTGEPIGRNNGDLEVVFVDSRDQIWLGTEVGLFKFDPVSGSHTRFTTRHGLPNNSIRSISEDERGNLWMTTNKGLSKFVNGIAAEEDPHFISFGRSDGLGGVEFVKRSSFVADSGEIYVGSTQGLTRFKPDQMAVDESFPKVLLTNLYVLNRRILPNDSAVDLPVQPFLLRELDLEYGHPVIGFGFSALSYPKSKDIEYRYLLDGYDQEWRSSKGDDQAIYTRVDPGKYVFRVKSTNRDGIWSDSETRLAVNILPPWWMTPWFRSLIAISVALVFVGIYKARTYALKRSGIQLAEKVADRTRELASAKEELAAQNKELMRHREHLEDLIEERTGALLRAKEKAEESDQLKSAFLANMSHEIRTPLNAIMGFSNLIAMEARGNGEYEEFSDRIRENTEMLAQLLDDIIDLSMIESDQLDVFPEPLEARRFFEEMCFEFVQIVESRTQGKVAFAADCRLPEEVDLLFETDRVRLRQILTNFVTNACKFTESGSISLIARFERSINRVLFSIKDTGIGIAEEEQQAVFRRFYKLADSDNNRPKVRGTGLGLAISQRLADQLGYTLDLESQKGLGSTFTVGISLVKVKEQANDRKGPRREEPRIVELDLTGKSILIAEDVDSNYQVVERFLAPTNAKLYRGADGQQALDLFRKKESQIDLLLLDIAMPVMDGYRALEEIRKHAPGIPAVALTAHALMSDRESLRLAGFDDCVTKPINHRYFLETVRKHLLEREDWRATAV
- a CDS encoding HAMP domain-containing sensor histidine kinase produces the protein MSKPFQYKLDEPEQEATFRSSRLAQDKRQLTLICCLAGALMCVFLPLDYLYMRAQEGLVPVLAARVMGIAAIVVCIALVRRSKDGRSLDRSVFACELLVIAHIALINEFQHADPISIAAWDIVVIFALYILIPVRFGYQVACAWALTAGSFYTWIAHTAPSLEWVESLATPLAYLGANLFGALFSLNLNRVLRHEFQLLKTERALKSDLQQTNASLQESIGTRNRLFSVLAHDLRSTIGALGSIGRLLNSKTPRSEEERQNLLDLLCVGSKSSYDVLDNLLQWALSETGSIAPNLQPVPLEQAIQNSIDFLSVSASQKNIELRDESFQSLAAQADPQMLDTILRNLISNAIKFTHRGGSVSITQQQHDAQTATIIVEDNGVGIASKQLENLFQLDYGQVSVGTAGEKGSSLGLRICAEFAAKQGGRLWAESEAGRGSRFYLSLPLAGTA
- a CDS encoding bifunctional proline dehydrogenase/L-glutamate gamma-semialdehyde dehydrogenase, whose amino-acid sequence is MTETKSIVDRSVELAESWLVKSNQLKSKRQKEFDEKVAKMVRNPVNKVFLTELIDQSFRPIESKRIADQLVYLLKKYKNVDLFDSFESLLIELFQKAGRHVPKVSVPAIVNRIRSETAGVILEGEKDELVKHIRRRRSEKTGVNLNIIGEALLGEQEAEKRIQIYLDTLAMSDVNYISIKISTIYSQINSLAFEQTVELLVEKLTRIFQAAKDNLYRTEDGSKRYKFVNLDMEEYRDLALTVEAFKRVLEKDAFRDFEAGIVLQAYLPDSFSWQRGLTEWAQSRVAEGGAPIKLRVVKGANMDMEQTEASMRHWPQAPFHEKIDSDANYKRMLDYAMTRERAACVKLGIASHNLFELAHARLLSQERSVEDFVVFEMLEGMADATVAVMKKEKVPVLLYAPVATRRNFTHAIAYYVRRLDENTSAQNFLTHSFDLKPEGEDWNYLSTQFRASFDRISSLPDGSFRLQNRSQERYDSPDQEDDPSSFVPEPDTDWTLGANVKWARSIVEKWKGSKDQDLRRIPISVGGDDLYDGLDTVELIDQSQYEAKIPIARYALAEKEHIDQAMETASKDESGWAGMDHEQRHAILRKAATELRKARGDLIGVAAAEVGKLFVETDVEVSEAIDFAEFYPFAMGRFAKREHLRFEGKGVGVVIPPWNFPIAIPAGGVLASLAAGNNTLIKPSPQATYCSWLICKALWRAGVPKKALQFLPCRNDPEASYLTAHPKTGFVIFTGSTRTALGMLRRSPRLSLYAETGGKNAMVVSAAADRDKAIADIVQSAFGNAGQKCSATSLVILHRSLYNDKSFRESLVDAAKSLPIGYAWDFKSKLGPLANPVGGALAEALVNLKKGEQWLLKPEISESDPHLLSPGVLWGVTQESYCYRHELFGPVIGVMPYDTIEEAIRLVNETNYGLTSGLHSLDEREIARWREEIRAGNLYINRGTTGAIVMRQPFGGMAKSAIGPGIKVGGWNYPLEFANAEEIGRPVDRLPNHPMLDQFGFLMESFPKSIGEETTKDLRAAFESSLFEHDRVFSRIEDYFRIRGETNQSRYLKLHDILLRIEPADTVFSIFSRLFNALLSSNKVLLSISPELDGPVKTWFRLRAPELGLELEEEPQSALVERVRSVERIRFASPEAVSEELWKTAAKWGVYLAASPPQMDGRLELLLYFREQCVTHCYHRYGNLGQHQLNPHAEDVLAPGALPDEVYRGYDDDEDFIVPADPEDVS